The DNA window TAATTGTAGTTTATCGCCGGGATAGATAAGATGCGGATCATCTAAAGCAGGATTGGCATCCCATAATTGTGGCCACAGCCACGGGCTTTGTAAATATTTGCTCGAAATATCCCAAAGCGTATCACCTTCTTTGACGATGTATTCAGTGGGGTATTGGTTTTTTAAGTTTAAGCTATCAGCCTGCGCTAAAAAGGGTAAAATAGCAGCTAAAGCAAAGATCAAACGACGTTTTATGGACATATCCTTTCCTAATTGTTGTTTGAACGCTTATATTTATAGTGATTATTGTAACGTTTTACGTCAAAATTAAGCGTTATTTGAATCCATTCAAAATAAGAAAGTACCATGGCTATATTAGAAGTTTTACATTTTCCTGATGATCGATTAAAAAAAATTGCTCAACCTGTGCAGGAAATCACACCAGCGACACAAATCATCATCGATGACATGCTAGAAACCATGTATGCCGAAGAAGGTATTGGTTTAGCCGCTGTACAAGTTAATATTTTACAACGTATTGTCGTTATCGATGTGTCAGGAACACGCGATGAGCCTCTAATCCTTATCAATCCGGTACTCACCAACAAATTAGGTGAGACAGGTATTGAAGAAGGCTGCCTATCGGTACCAGAATCACGCGCTTTTGTCCCGCGTGCAGAAAGCGTAACAGTGACAGCATTAGACCGTGATGGTGATGAGTTTACACTAGAAGCCCATGATTTATTAGCCATTTGTTTACAGCACGAAGTGGATCACCTAAACGGTAAACTCTTTATTGACTACCTATCACCGCTAAAACAGCAAAGAATTCGGAAAAAGCTCGAAAAGCTAGCACGTCAAAATAAATAAGAATACAAAATAGGAATTAACCTTGACCAAACCATTACGTATTATTTTTGCCGGCACCCCAGATTTTGCCGCAAAACACCTCTCTGCATTACTTAATTCAGAGCATGAAGTGATAGCTGTATATAGTCAGCCAGATCGCCCCGCAGGTCGTGGAAAAAAATTAAAACCAAGTGACGTAAAACAACTTGCAGTTAGCCATGACATTCCTGTTTATCAGCCTGTTAGTTTACGTAATGAAGACGCACAACAAGAACTAGCCGCCCTAAATGCCGATTTGATGGTCGTTGTAGCTTATGGTTTGATCTTGCCACAAGTAACATTAGATACACCGCGCTTGGGTTGTATCAATGTACATGGCTCATTATTACCAAGATGGCGTGGAGCGGCACCAATACAACGTTCAATCTGGGCCGGTGATGCAGAAACAGGCGTCACTATCATGCAAATGGATATCGGTTTAGATACCGGAGCAATGCTGCACAAAGTAGCTTGCCCAATCGCAGACGATGAAACCAGTGCAAGCTTATATAACAAACTTGCCGAGCTTGGCCCACAAGGTCTACTGGAAACATTAACACAAATCAGTAACAATACAGCCGTTGCTGAAGTGCAAGATGATGAACAAGCAAACTATGCAGCGAAACTGAGTAAAGAAGAAGCGAACATAGATTGGACACAATCAGCTGTTGCTATCGAACGTCAAATCCGCGCTTTTAATCCTTGGCCAGTAAGTTACACACAAATTGCTGAGCAGAATGTTAAAGTTTGGCAAGCAAATGCGAGTGAAGACGAGACTGACGCACAGCCAGGCACGGTTCTAGCCGCAACAAAACAAGGCATTCAAGTGGCAACAGGCAATGGCATATTAACGTTATTAAACCTACAACTTGCGGGTAAAAAAGCCATGCCAGTTCAAGACATACTAAACGCTCGTAAAGAGTGGTTCACTGTTGGTCAATTACTAAATTCAATTTAATACCTATGACCGCTCAATCATATTGAGTGGTTTTACCTCGGATACATATATATGAAAACCAGAGCTAGCGCCGCAAAAGTACTTTACCAAGTTGTTGATAGAGGTCAGTCATTGACGACAGCCTTACCAATTGCTCAGCAATTATTACCAGCCAAAGATCGTGCTTTACTACAGGAGATCTGTTACGGCGTACTGCGCTGGTTACCACGTCTTGAATTTATTAGTCGTCAGCTAATGAGTAAACCATTAACGGGCAAGCAAAGACCCGTGCATTTCTTAATTTTGGTTGGCTTATATCAATTAAAATTCATGCGTATTCCAGCACATGCGGCAGTGGCAGAAACCGTAAACGCGATTAAGGTATTAAAATCACATAAACTCAGTGGCTTAGTGAACGCTATTTTACGTAATTACCAACGCCAACAAGACGATCTAGAAAGCCAAGCTGATGGTAATGACGCGTGTAAATTCGGTCACCCAGGCTGGTTAATAAAACGCATCAAAGCCGCTTATCCAGAGCAATGGCAAGATGTATTAATGGCTAACAATGAACGTCCACCAATGTGGATACGAGTTAATCAGCAACATCATAAACAAGCTGATTATCAAACATTGTTAGCAGCTGACGAGATCATCGCAAATATCGTAGACAGTGCTGATTCAGCATTACGTTTAGAGAAGCCGACGGATGTTTACAAACTAGCTGGTTTTGCAGAAGGTCATAGTTCTGTTCAAGATGGCGCAGCGCAATTTGCGGCGCAATTCTTAGATGCACAACCAGGCGAATTGATTCTTGATGCTTGCGCTGCCCCAGGTGGTAAAACAGCACACATTTTAGAACGTCAGCCAGCCCTAAAACACCTTGTCGCTGTCGATTTTGATGCAACACGCTTAGCACGAGTTCAAGAAAATTTAACCCGTATGCAATTAGAAGCAGAGCTTATCCATGGCGATGCAAGTAAGCCTGAGGATTGGTGGAAGGGTGATAAGTTTGACCGCATTTTATTAGATGCTCCTTGTAGTGCAACGGGCGTTATTCGTCGTCATCCAGATATAAAATGGTTACGTCGTGATAGCGATATTGCACCATTGGTCCAATTACAGTCAGAAATTTTAGATGCGATGTGGCAGCAACTAAAACCAGGCGGCACGTTACTATATGCAACCTGCTCTATTCTACCGGCAGAGAACAGCGAACAAATCAGTTCGTTTGTTGCTCGTACTCCGGATGCTACGCTGATCCCATTAACAGCCAACAGCGACAATCCAGCATCAAGCTGGCAGATCCTACCCAATACCCAAGGTATGGATGGCTTCTTCTACGCGAAATTACAAAAACAAACATAACTGCGTAGTCGCTATAGTCAAATGATGAATTAGTATCATTTGGCTATAAACTATTGGCCTTATTCAACTTTAGCTTAGATAAGCGTAGAATAGTATTATCAAAACAGGTCACGAAAATTTATTTGGTGCGAGGTTAAATGAAAATTATCATTATCGGTGCAGGTCAAGTCGGCGGTACATTGGCTGAGAACTTAGTGGGAGAAAATAATGACATTACTATTATCGACCGCGATGGCAACAGCTTAAGAAACTTACAAGATAAATTTGATTTACGTGTTGTTGAAGGTCACGGTGCTAACCCAGACGTACTTCGTGAAGCTGGTGCGCAAGATGCGGATATGTTGGTGGCAGTAACCAACAATGATGAGACCAATATGATCGCCTGTCAGATCGCTTATACCATGTTCAACACCCCAAATAAAATCGCTCGGATTAGAAATGAATCCTATCTCAATAACAAAGCTACCCTATTCCATAATGGCGCAATTGCAGTGGACCACTTAATCGCACCTGAACAGCTAGTGACAGATTATATTAAACGCTTGATTGACTATCCAGGTGCACTACAAGTGGTTAACTTTGCCAATAATAAAGTAGGTTTAGTCGCATTAAAAGCCTATTACGGTGGTCCCTTGGTTGGTAATGCACTGGCGGCGTTACGTGAACATATGCCTAATGTTGAAGCACGAGTAGCCGCAATTTTCCGTCAAGGAAAACCGATTCGCCCGCTGGGTACAACTATTATTGAGGCCGATGACGAAGTATTTTTCGTTTCTGCAAGTAATAATATCCGTGCAGTGATGAGTGAATTACAAAAACTAGAAAAACCGTATCGCCGTATTATTATTGCAGGTGGTGGTAATATTGGCGCAGCATTAGCTGGTCGTTTAGAGCGTGATTACTCAGTAAAGTTGATTGAACGTAATATTACTCGAGCCGAAAAACTATCAGAGATGCTTAACAATACTATCGTATTCTGCGGTGATGCCTCTGATCAAGAACTACTAAGCGAAGAACATATAGATCAAACAGATGTATTTATCGCCGTCACCAATGATGACGAAGCCAATATTATGTCGGCCATGTTAGCCAAACGGATGGGCGCGAAAAAAGCCATGGTGTTGATCCAACGCGGTGCTTATGTGGATTTAGTACAAGGCGGCACCATTGATATTGCTATATCTCCACAACAAGCCACCATTTCAGCGCTACTCACTCACGTCCGCCGTGCTGATATTGCAAATGTTTATTCATTACGTCGCGGTGCTGCTGAAGCCATTGAAGCGATTGCTCATGGTGATAAATTAACATCGCGTGTTGTTGGCCGTACTGTAGGGAGTTTAAAACTACCAACAGGTACAACCATTGGTGCAATTGTACGTAATGACGCAGTCCTAATTGCGCATGATAACACCGTGATTGAACAAGATGATCACGTAGTGATGTTCCTGGTTGATAAAAAGTTCATCCCTGATGTAGAGAAACTTTTTCAGCCCAGTCCATTCTTCTTATAACATGCAAAGAAACTTGTTTAATGGTTAACTTCAAACCCGTATTGTTCATGGCAAGTGTAGTGCTACGTGCACTTGCTTTATTTATGATTGCGCCTTTGGTACTCGCTTTGTCTACCGATGGTCATGGCGCGCCTGAGTTTTTCAAATCCATTATTATCACCACCATCGCATCCGGTTTATTCTGGCACAAAGGCCGTTCGAAAGTTTTCCGCCTTGGTATACGTGAAATGTTTTTGCTAACCACGTGTGTGTGGATAATTGCCTCCGCATTTGCCGCTCTGCCGCTCATGTTGATCCAACATATTAGCTATACCGATGCCTATTTTGAAACCATGTCGGGTATTACAACCACAGGTTCAACCGTACTATCAAATTTAGATGCAACCGCACATAGTGTATTGCTATGGCGTTCGATTCTACAGTGGTTAGGTGGTGTTGGTTTCGTGGTGATGGGCGTGGCAGTTCTACCTTACTTAAACGTCGGTGGTATGCGTCTATTCCAAACTGAATCATCTGACTGGTCTGATAAAAACACCGCCAAAACCCAACATACCGCGGCCTACGTTATGTACGTATATTTAAGCTTAACCGTACTGTGTTATTTTGGTTACTTAGCTGCGGGTATGACAAGTTTTGAAGCCGTCAATCATGCGATGACAACACTATCGACAGGCGGCTACTCGACTTCTGATCAATCTATGGCACATTTCTCAAACTCGGCACAGTGGAATGGCAGCTTCTTTATGTTTTTAGGTGGGTTACCATTTTTACTCTTAATCAGTGCAATTCATCGCCGCGATATCAAAGTGCTCATCAATGATGCGCAGATTATCGGTTTTGGAAAGCTAATACTCGTAATGACAATAATGATGTCACTATACCTGTGGCAAAAAGGTGTTTTTGAGTTGACCGATGCAATTCGGATCAGTATGTTTAACATCATATCAGTAGTCACAACCACTGGGTTTGGCTTAACTGACTTCGGCACTTGGGGTGAATTTACGACCGTCCTTTTTGCAGGTTTGATGTTCACTGGCGCTTGTTCAGGCTCAACTTCAGGAGGGATAAAAATATTTCGATTCCAAATCGCTTTCACCTTATTCCGCAAGCAGATGTCACAATTAGTTCATCCATCAGGGGTATTTAGACAACACTACAATGGACGTAATGTAAATGATGTCATTGTACGATCTGTGGTTGCTTTTGGTAGTGCATTTATTGCTACAGTTTCGATACTGGCAGCCATACTCAGCATTATAGGTTTAGACCCTGTCACCAGTATTACCGGTGCAATCACCGCTGTGGCTAATGTAGGTCCAGGATTAGGCCCAGTCATTGGCCCGTCAGGTAACTTTGCTAGTTTACCTGATACCGCAAAATGGGCGCTTAGCTTAGGTATGTTGATGGGGCGATTAGAGATCATGACAGTATTAGTGCTCGTGACCCCTGCATTTTGGAAAAGTTAAAGTATAAGTATGCTAACTGATTATTCTAATAAGTTAGCATTGCTTTTCTCAATTAGCTCAACAGGTAATGGTTTTTTAACTTCTACACCCAGCTCTACAAATTGCTGCGCTTGTTTAATTAAATTGCCCTTACCTGTACTTAAACGTTTCATCGCGGAATCATAACTATCTTGTGCTTTGCCTAACGCTGTTCCCATGTCTTGCATATCGTGGCTAAATAAACGCAGCTTTTCATAAATCCTACCAGCACGTTCTGCGATTAATTGTGCATTCTGGTTCTGACGCTCGTAACGCCATAAATTATCAATGGTACGCAATGCAACTAACAAATTGGTTGGGCTCACTAACATGATATTATTATCCAGTGCATACTTCATTAAACTTGGGTCAGCTTCTAATGCCGCTATAAACGCCGGTTCAACCGCCACAAACATCAATACATAATCTAAAGTCTTTAAGCCTTGCAACAAGTGGTAATCTTTACGCCCAAGTTCACGAATATGCCCACGAATAGAGGTTACATGCTCCTGTAATGCTTGTTTACGTGTCACTTCATCGTCAGCATTAAAGTAACGCTCGTAGGCCGTTAATGACACCTTAGAATCAACCACAACATCTTTATCCTGTGGCAGATGAACAATCACATCAGGCTGAAAGCGTTTGCCATGTTCATTATTCAAGCTGACCTGGACATCATATTCATGTCCTTCACGTAAACCAGATTCAGATAAGATCCGCGCTAAGATAACTTCGCCCCAATTACCTTGCTGCTTGTTGTCCCCTTTCAGGGCTTTCGTTAAATTAGCCGTTTCGCTCGACATCAATTGATAAACTTGCTGCAAGCGAGCAACCTCAGATTGTAAGCTATGGCGCTCTTTCGCTTCGTTAGAGTAAACATCTTGCACTTGCTGTTTGAATCCTTCCAGCTGCGTTTTTAATGGCGCTAAAAGTAATTCCACACTAGACTTGTTTAGTTCTTTAAAATTGTCAGTTTTACTATCAAAGATTTTATTTGCTAGATTTTCGAATTGCTGTTGTAAGCGTTGTTCAGATTGTACTTGTAGCGCTAATTTTTCTTCGTTAGCTTGGCGTTCAGCGTGCAAACGAATATCACTTTCACGTAATCGTGACATTAATTTAATTAACTGGTTGTTTTGCGATTCTAATTTTAATTTATTAGCATCATGCTCTTTCTGCAATTGGTCATTAGTATAATTAACGTTATCTAATTGTTGTTCTAATAACTCAACTTCATGATTTAAAGTTTGCATCGACAAGTTGGCTTGCTGAGTTTTACGAATTGCAACAAAGCCAAAAATGATAGCAGCGCAGGTAACTACAATATACTGAAATATGGAAAACAGAGAATCAAAAGTCATAAGATACATTAACTACGAAAAAAAGAGCTGTGTGCCAAGCCGCGATCAAAATAAAACCATACTGCAAGGCAGCCAAGGTAAATAAAAAAAATGATCCATTTATGATAATTAACGCCGCTGTCAATGGTGGTAAATGGTACATCACCAATCACACTGTATAACCAAAGAGTGAGCGGAAATAATGCGAAAACTAAAAGTTTCCACATGATCTTTAACGTCGGACGGTGTACAGTTATCGCTTTCATTAACATAGTCCTAAATATCAGCGTAATAATACTGAAAAGAGATGGTGATGTTAGCCTAACCTGCTCAAGATTAAAACTAATCCATTGAGGATAATCATAATCAGGGCACATTTCATCAAAATAATAGAGATTAATTCACTATCCCCCTTGAAACGAGACAAAATACCCCAATTTGTAATTTTCAGTTATTTTTTGTCTGAATAGGGTTAATAGCTCTATATTACGGACAATTAAAATGTCTATTATGCTAATTAATTATAATCGAATACGAAATAGGTAATATATATGAGCGATTTTATGAATGAAGGCCAAGTTGCCTATTTCAAAGAAAAACTAGAAACAGAACAACAAGAGATTTTATCTCGTATTGAAAGCCAATCCACTGACGTTGTGATCTCTGATAGTAATGAAATGGCTGATGAGATTGATCGAGCTGCGATGGAAGAAGCGCATCGTCTTGAATTAAACCGAATTCAGCACGATAAACTACACATCAAAAAAATCATCAAAGCACTGCGTCGTATCGACAGTGGTGATTATGGTTATTGTGATAGCTGTGGTGACGAAATATCGATTAAACGCTTACAAGCACGTCCTGAATCACGCCTATGCGTAGAGTGTCAGTCAACAAAAGAGTTTACTGACCACAGCCTATACCGCCGCTAATCCTAAGCCAATCGAATGCCACCTCTGGTCGTTATCAATAAAATGATAAAAGATTAAAAGCAATAACAAACCGATGTTATTGCTTTCTTCATTTATCGTTCCGTATTAATCTGTAATCTCTTTCATCCAAACCGCCATAGGAATGCAACGATGTTAAAGCCATTGTCAGTAAATTTTAAAAGAATAAGTTTATTATCACTACTTGTCACCAGTGTTGCGTTAAGCGGTTGTAGTGATGATGAATCAGGTAAAATCAGTCTGGGTTTATTCACCACAAAAGATATTAAAATCAACACATTCGTAGATCCAAAGATACCAGGCGTCACTTGCCACGTTAGTCATATTGAAGCTGATTTGGATTTTTCTGATCCGTCAGATATGGGGATCGCATGTCGTCAAACAGGTGAGATTACAGCAGCAATGCTAGCAACCGTTGATACCTCAAAAGGCGGTGAAGTGATCTTTAAGCAGTCCAAGAGCATCTTATTTAAATCACTCAAGATTCGTCGTATTTATGATGCCGATAGCCAAAGTCTATTGTATGTCTCGTACTCGACAAAAGAGATTAATGGTAGCTACAAACATTCATTATCCACCGTACCACTATGGGCAACAAAAGCGTGGCAGCTGCCAGCTACTCTTGAATCACAAGCAAATTAAAACGATAAAGCCACTGTTGTCAGTGGCTTTATCTTTACTCGTCAGTCCAATAATTTTCTAAAGCTAAAATGCCGTTACAACACCCATCCCGATCACTTCAGAAAATAACAACAATACCGTTGTCAACGACACCAAGTTAGGTGTGTACTCTTGTTTTGTATAGAGCGGAATAGTCCAAATAGCTAACGCGAATAATAAAATAACAGCACGATAAATGACAAACTCTTGAATCACCGTCATCTGACTTGAGTCAACATTCAACCCAGCTACAACTAATAAACCGATCATCAGCAATACACTGCTCACGAGACCAACAACGGGTAAAATAACATTAAATGCTTGTAATCTATGCTTTGCACGCAACAAGATCACATGCGCAAATACAGCCCCTAGTAGCACAGCTTCTAATAATAATAACGGCTGCTGCTGTTGCCACAGTACTAATAACCCACTGATGACCGCAAGCGCAATCGGTAATCGTAACCAAGTACTTGGAATTGCGCGTTTACCTTCTAAGCGAGACTGAATTAAATTTTGCATAATACCGATAAATACCGCAATACCACCGATAATCAAGGTCGGCGTTGTCGCATAGTTTTCAATGCCGGTCATTAAGCCTAGTGCTAATACAGCCCAAATTGAAATCATGTTTTCAGTAATACGTTTACGCTGACCAGGACACACTTCGCCTTTTACTAATACTAATGCTAAAAAACAAGCTGCCGCAATTGGCATCATTACAATGATTGGATAAATTTGTTGGTAGAAACTGATTTCAGCCACGTGACAACCCTTAGTCAATACTAGATTCAAGTAAGTTAGGTGCGAGAGTATATCAGTGTCACTTCAAGGTGGTAATCAATAATTAAATGAAAATACTATTTTGCGAAGATAATAAAAACAAAACAAAAAAAAGCCCATCACTAAAGAATGGGCTTAACCTGTTTATTTTAGAATTTTTTACCATGTTCTTGCTCTGAAATTAATGGTTCAATACCTAATATACGAGAAAGTAGATCGATTTCATTCAAACTATCATCGTTCAATTGAACCCTGACTAGCAGTGATTCAAATTGACTTTGCTGTAATACTTCCGAGATACCCGTCATGCCACCTGCTGTATTCAGCAATGATGAAATAACTGTATTCGCCCCTGATTCCCTCTGTTCTATATCGAGTTTCCCATCCATAACTCCCCCTTGTAGCTCCCTAACCTATCCCCAATTTCTATCCCTTAGAAATATATTACAGACATATAAAACCACATTCACTTACTCAGGGAAATAACCAAGCCGTGAGTTTGAGAGGTAAAACGGATAAATGACCAAGTGTCCCATCAGTACTTAAAATAAGTGTGAAGTCTGCGCTAATAAAATATATTATATTCATTCTTTAGTATTAACTTGATTCTAATCATCGCTATATATCCAAAATCACAATGACAGGGAGTCACAATGTGAACGTCGAATATTTATTCTCGAAACTGAAACAGCCACCCGTTATACCGCAATTATTACAAGAAATGATAACCAGCTTTAATCAAACAAATATCGGACTCGATAAAATCGCCAGCAGAATAGCTATGGATCCAGTTATCACAGCAAAAGTATTAAAAATGGCAAACTCAGTCGCTTATTCCCGCGGTCAACATGTAGAATCAATAGAGCAAGCAGCGATCAAGCTCGGTCTCAATAAGTTACGTTCATTAGTCATAGCCAGTAGCCTAGTAAATAATTTTAAGCGTGAGAATGACTTTGATATCAGTGAATTTTGGCGTAACTCTTTTCAAATAGCCAAATCTATAGCAAAGCAAACCCGACTTGATCCGGAAATCGTTTTCACTTGTAGCTTACTGCATAATATAGGGGAATTACTGATCCAAAGTGCACTACCAGAAGAAGCTAGCCTTATCGCTCTCAGTCAAGCACAAGGGCAAAGCCGTATTGAAGCCCAGCACGCGATTCTCAATTTTGACTTTACAGATGTAGGCCTTGAGCTCACAAAACAATGGAATTTTACTGAGACCTTCTCGAAAGCGATACACCAACAACTCGATCCACTTTCATATGAACAGACTTCAGATGAAGCCGTACTGATTCGCCTTGCCGTATTTGTTAATTTTGCAACCAATGCAGGCGTACCAGCATCTATGATCATACACCGCTTTCCACAAGCACTTGCGCAACATTTAAATATCGACCCAGAAGTGTTACTTACGCAACTACAAGAAATACAGCAACAAGGCAACGAATTAACAGAACTATTAATGCAGGAAGTCGCGTAGAATATCAGAAACGAAAAAAGCCTGCTCAATGAGCAGGCTTTTCGAATAGTGGTCGGTGATAGAGGATTCGAACCTCTGACCCCCTGGTCCCAAACCAGGTGCGCTACCAAGCTGCGCTAATCACCGAACATGGTGCGGAAGGAGAGACTTGAACTCTCACACCTTGCGATACTAGAACCTAAATCTAGCGCGTCTACCAATTCCGCCACTTCCGCACAATTTTTCTACTTGCTAGCAGGTAACTCTAACAAGGGGGATAACTCCATTCTAAAAGAATATCTTAGTTATCTAATATGGGGCGACTGAAGGGATTTGAACCCTCGACAACCGGAATCACAATCCGGGGCTCTACCAACTGAGCTACAACCGCCATAGTGGTCGGTGATAGAGGATTCGAACCTCTGACCCCCTGGTCCCAAACCAGGTGCGCTACCAAGCTGCGCTAATCACCGAACATGCTCATTAGAATGCATCATTCTTAACAAGTGTGCGCATTATAGATATTGTGTGTAAGTCTGCAAGTCTTTTTAACTAAAAAATGATTTTTTTATCATTTCCAATTAAATCGGAATAAAAACAAACAGCGCCAGTGCAAAAAACAATCAGAATAATTAGTTCACTATTAAACTGTATTTACCTTAGCGTGCATAATCAAAGAGTAATGGGGCGACTGATGGGATTTGAACCCACGACAACCGGAATCACAATCCGGGGCTCTACCAACTGAGCTACAACCGCCATTACCATTTAATTGCACAACCACTATAATAACGATAATGGTACGTCCGAGAGGAGTCGAACCTCCGACCTCACCCTCCGGAGGGGCGCGCTCTATCCAACTGAGCTACGGACGCATAAGCAATATACTACGTCCAACGGCGAATCTCGTCTAGGCAAATCCGTTAATTCAACATGAAAATGTTGCATAATTACAACACCTGTATCTTTTATAACCAACTAAAAGCACTATCGAACTAAGGAAAATGCAACAAACACTGTTACAACTATTTAACCTAAGGCTTGGTAAGGATATAATGGTTAACAGCAGTAGGGATTTATTATAACAAAAGTCACCCATAGACTGACAATACCATTATTAGGGAGCTAAAAAGAGCATGTATAAATTACGAAATATTCTAATCACTTTATCAGCATCATTACTATTTGCATTTACCGTAAGCGCAAGTCACAACTCTGCGGAATCAGTTGCAGAAAGAATTGCCCCAGTAGGTCAAGTATACTTACCAGGTGAACTGGCTCCAATCGTAGCAAAAAGTACTGTACCTGCAGAACCACGCTCAGGTGAACAAATTTATACGACTACTTGTAACATGTGTCACGGCAGTGGCCTTGCTGGTGCTCCAATTAAAGGTAATGCAGATCAATGGGGACCTCGAATTGCAAAAGGTAAAGACACACTTTATCGCCATGCTATCGAAGGCTTCAATGGCGCGATGCCAGCACGTGGTACTTGTGCAACATGTTCTGATGACGAATTACAAGCAGCTGTTGATTACATGATCCAAGGCCTGTAACACGAGAGATAAATAACGTTATAACAACAGGATGACCTTAACTCTCCGATTATAACCAAGCAATTCTTCGATCAAGCCACTCATTTTTTAGTGGCTTTTTTTTGACCCTCCGTTATCCACTGCTAGACTTTATCACTATAAGACTTAGTTTTTTCGTGATTAAAGACCATTAGGATGCCGACAGTGAACAAGGATCGTCTATCAAACCAACACAAGGCAAGCAGCACCAAACTTATCGGTCTCGCCCTATCACGTTCATTACGGACACAACGAGCCTTATTTTTAACACAGCTAAAATCAGCATCACAACAACTGCAGCAAACTCAACAAAGTTTTGTATTATTACTGATTAAAATT is part of the Moritella viscosa genome and encodes:
- the def gene encoding peptide deformylase, coding for MAILEVLHFPDDRLKKIAQPVQEITPATQIIIDDMLETMYAEEGIGLAAVQVNILQRIVVIDVSGTRDEPLILINPVLTNKLGETGIEEGCLSVPESRAFVPRAESVTVTALDRDGDEFTLEAHDLLAICLQHEVDHLNGKLFIDYLSPLKQQRIRKKLEKLARQNK
- the fmt gene encoding methionyl-tRNA formyltransferase; protein product: MTKPLRIIFAGTPDFAAKHLSALLNSEHEVIAVYSQPDRPAGRGKKLKPSDVKQLAVSHDIPVYQPVSLRNEDAQQELAALNADLMVVVAYGLILPQVTLDTPRLGCINVHGSLLPRWRGAAPIQRSIWAGDAETGVTIMQMDIGLDTGAMLHKVACPIADDETSASLYNKLAELGPQGLLETLTQISNNTAVAEVQDDEQANYAAKLSKEEANIDWTQSAVAIERQIRAFNPWPVSYTQIAEQNVKVWQANASEDETDAQPGTVLAATKQGIQVATGNGILTLLNLQLAGKKAMPVQDILNARKEWFTVGQLLNSI
- the rsmB gene encoding ribosomal RNA small subunit methyltransferase B, with amino-acid sequence MKTRASAAKVLYQVVDRGQSLTTALPIAQQLLPAKDRALLQEICYGVLRWLPRLEFISRQLMSKPLTGKQRPVHFLILVGLYQLKFMRIPAHAAVAETVNAIKVLKSHKLSGLVNAILRNYQRQQDDLESQADGNDACKFGHPGWLIKRIKAAYPEQWQDVLMANNERPPMWIRVNQQHHKQADYQTLLAADEIIANIVDSADSALRLEKPTDVYKLAGFAEGHSSVQDGAAQFAAQFLDAQPGELILDACAAPGGKTAHILERQPALKHLVAVDFDATRLARVQENLTRMQLEAELIHGDASKPEDWWKGDKFDRILLDAPCSATGVIRRHPDIKWLRRDSDIAPLVQLQSEILDAMWQQLKPGGTLLYATCSILPAENSEQISSFVARTPDATLIPLTANSDNPASSWQILPNTQGMDGFFYAKLQKQT
- the trkA gene encoding Trk system potassium uptake protein TrkA; this encodes MKIIIIGAGQVGGTLAENLVGENNDITIIDRDGNSLRNLQDKFDLRVVEGHGANPDVLREAGAQDADMLVAVTNNDETNMIACQIAYTMFNTPNKIARIRNESYLNNKATLFHNGAIAVDHLIAPEQLVTDYIKRLIDYPGALQVVNFANNKVGLVALKAYYGGPLVGNALAALREHMPNVEARVAAIFRQGKPIRPLGTTIIEADDEVFFVSASNNIRAVMSELQKLEKPYRRIIIAGGGNIGAALAGRLERDYSVKLIERNITRAEKLSEMLNNTIVFCGDASDQELLSEEHIDQTDVFIAVTNDDEANIMSAMLAKRMGAKKAMVLIQRGAYVDLVQGGTIDIAISPQQATISALLTHVRRADIANVYSLRRGAAEAIEAIAHGDKLTSRVVGRTVGSLKLPTGTTIGAIVRNDAVLIAHDNTVIEQDDHVVMFLVDKKFIPDVEKLFQPSPFFL
- the trkH gene encoding Trk system potassium uptake protein TrkH; translation: MVNFKPVLFMASVVLRALALFMIAPLVLALSTDGHGAPEFFKSIIITTIASGLFWHKGRSKVFRLGIREMFLLTTCVWIIASAFAALPLMLIQHISYTDAYFETMSGITTTGSTVLSNLDATAHSVLLWRSILQWLGGVGFVVMGVAVLPYLNVGGMRLFQTESSDWSDKNTAKTQHTAAYVMYVYLSLTVLCYFGYLAAGMTSFEAVNHAMTTLSTGGYSTSDQSMAHFSNSAQWNGSFFMFLGGLPFLLLISAIHRRDIKVLINDAQIIGFGKLILVMTIMMSLYLWQKGVFELTDAIRISMFNIISVVTTTGFGLTDFGTWGEFTTVLFAGLMFTGACSGSTSGGIKIFRFQIAFTLFRKQMSQLVHPSGVFRQHYNGRNVNDVIVRSVVAFGSAFIATVSILAAILSIIGLDPVTSITGAITAVANVGPGLGPVIGPSGNFASLPDTAKWALSLGMLMGRLEIMTVLVLVTPAFWKS
- a CDS encoding DNA recombination protein, RmuC family, with protein sequence MYLMTFDSLFSIFQYIVVTCAAIIFGFVAIRKTQQANLSMQTLNHEVELLEQQLDNVNYTNDQLQKEHDANKLKLESQNNQLIKLMSRLRESDIRLHAERQANEEKLALQVQSEQRLQQQFENLANKIFDSKTDNFKELNKSSVELLLAPLKTQLEGFKQQVQDVYSNEAKERHSLQSEVARLQQVYQLMSSETANLTKALKGDNKQQGNWGEVILARILSESGLREGHEYDVQVSLNNEHGKRFQPDVIVHLPQDKDVVVDSKVSLTAYERYFNADDEVTRKQALQEHVTSIRGHIRELGRKDYHLLQGLKTLDYVLMFVAVEPAFIAALEADPSLMKYALDNNIMLVSPTNLLVALRTIDNLWRYERQNQNAQLIAERAGRIYEKLRLFSHDMQDMGTALGKAQDSYDSAMKRLSTGKGNLIKQAQQFVELGVEVKKPLPVELIEKSNANLLE
- a CDS encoding membrane protein, whose amino-acid sequence is MKAITVHRPTLKIMWKLLVFALFPLTLWLYSVIGDVPFTTIDSGVNYHKWIIFFIYLGCLAVWFYFDRGLAHSSFFRS